The nucleotide sequence TGTGATTACTAAAGGAGCTTTATGACATTTTACTTGCTACTAAAATGTTTCAAATAACTAGGGAGGGGTGATGATACATGTAGAGGGCCATtctaagattttaaaatttaatattttttacgaATAAATGTGACAATATAGACAAATCCATGGTGaactttttaacaaaataaaaataaatttttttagaaaatcacaAGGTTGCCTAATTACAACAAAGTCCAAACAAAACTCTTAACGCATAACCCATGCAACAAGGAATAACCATAGAAACATAAATGGTAACTCTAGTTTGGGTGAATAATAAATCTTCAAATAGTCACTTTTTGTATATTTctatgtgatttatttttattatcattattggaATTTCAAGGAGGTTgacaatttaaatttaaattatgttgtggGGTTCTATAGTCGAGGAGGAAGGTTAGAGAACCCAAGGAAGAAAATGTGACACTTGGACCCACTGTAAGAGATGGAGAGCATGTTTTCGGTGTTGCCCATATATTTGCATCATTTAATGATACTTTCATTGTAAGTATAAAAGCTtctgcttttcttctttttccaatttCCTCTCCAAAGCCCGGTAATGTATGCCTTTCGTTTCAATTGCAGCATGTGACTGACTTGTCAGGAAGAGAAACTCTTGTTCGCATTACTGGTGGTATGAGGGCCAATTTTACTTTAAAGGCTAAATCTATATACACTATAACTCCTTGCATAGTGTTGGGGATGGGgcattttgcaaaataaaatgcATTGTCAGAACAACAATGCTAAGAAACAATATATGTTTATTGGATTGGGGTCTGACACATATATCAATGTTTGACCGAGTGGAATCATACGTACAAATAGATGGGAGGGTGGTTGGGCCTATGGGTTGGACTGGAAATATTTATACACTTGCATattgcaccttttttttttttttttgatttctatatatcatatatagaaatTTGCATACCACAAAATCCCTTATAACATATCATGTAATCTCACCTGTCTTTCTAAACACAGGTGGTATGAAGGTGAAAGCTGACAGGGATGAGTCATCCCCATATGCAGCCATGCTTGCAGCTCAGGATGTTGCCCAAAGATGCAAGGTGTCTAGTCAGTTTTTATTTAATGTCTTCAATAATgccttgattttaaaattttttgattaGTTGATTTCCAGTAGCAAAGAAATGTCTTTTCCATGTTTATTTAAGTTAAgcatttttcaaagtttttatcTACTTTACCAAGATTTTAAAACCAAATGCCTGTGGACTGGTGATTCAAATGtttctttgatgaaatttatgcttttaatttatcataattaatatgtttaattccccTTTCTTAATTGCAAAGCTAGGACTGATCATTAGTTTCTATGGTGCAGGAACTTGGAATCACTGCTCTTCACATTAAGCTCCGTGCTACAGGTggtaataaaacaaaaacacctGGTCCGGGTGCCCAGTCTGCACTCAGGGCTCTTGCTCGTTCTGGAATGAGAATTGGTCGTATAGGTAAGGTTCTTGCTCTCTCAAAATTAGTTGTGATA is from Vitis riparia cultivar Riparia Gloire de Montpellier isolate 1030 chromosome 10, EGFV_Vit.rip_1.0, whole genome shotgun sequence and encodes:
- the LOC117922830 gene encoding 40S ribosomal protein S14; amino-acid sequence: MSRRKVREPKEENVTLGPTVRDGEHVFGVAHIFASFNDTFIHVTDLSGRETLVRITGGMKVKADRDESSPYAAMLAAQDVAQRCKELGITALHIKLRATGGNKTKTPGPGAQSALRALARSGMRIGRIEDVTPIPTDSTRRKGGRRGRRL